The Sandaracinus amylolyticus genomic interval CATCGCGCGCATGCTCCCGATCGTGCGCGAGTGGAAGGAGCGCACCGAGACCGGTGATCGCGCCGAGCTCGTCGATCTGCCCGAGGACGCCGCGATCTGGACCGCGATCCAGAGCGGCTCCGACACGCGCATCGGGCGCGCGTGCCGCCACTACGACGACTGCTTCGTCACCAAGGCACGACGGCGCGCCGACGAAGCGCACCTCGTCGTGGTCAACCATCACCTCTTCTTCGCCGACCTCGCGCTGCGCGCGCACGGCGGCGGCGTCCTGCCCGATCACGACGCGGTGATCTTCGACGAGGCGCATCAGATCGAAGACGTCGCGACCGCGTTCTTCGGCGTGCAGCTCTCCTCGCAGCGCATCGACGTGCTGCTGCGCGACGCCGAGCGCGCCTTCGCATCGGTGGGCGCCCTCGACGAGGAATCGCAACGTCTCCTCCGCGTCGTCGTCCTGCGCGCCGACGATCTCTGGGCCGCGCTGCCGCGCACCACGGGGCCCGAGGGTGGACGCAATCCGCTGCCCGAGTCCGCGCTCTCGTCGAAGGTGCGCGACGCGCTGTTCGCGCTCGACGTCGCGCTCGAGGCGCTCGCCGAGCACGCGCGCGGGCGCATCGTGATGGGCGAGGTGATGGCTCACACCGCGCGCCGCGCCGAGCAGGTGCGCACCGCGATCGGCACCATCGCCGAGCCGAGCCACTCGCACGTCACGTGGACCCAGCAGCGCGGCCGCAGCGTGTCGCTCGGCGCGAGCCCGGTGGACGTGAGCTCGCTCTTCCGCGACGAGGTCCTGCATCGCCTCAAGTCGATCGTGTTCGCGTCCGCGACGCTCGCGACCGGCCGCGCCGCGACGAACGCGCTCGAGCCCGCACCGACGAGCATCGTCGTGCCCGACGGAGACGTGCCCGCGCCCGCGACCCCCGCGCCGAGCACGCCCTTCGCGTTCACCAAGCAGCGCCTCGGCATCGACTTCGAGGTCGACGAAGAGGTGCTGCCCTCACCGTTCGACTACGCGCAGCAGGCCGCGCTCTATCTCCCCGATCTCCCCGATCCGCGCGATCCCGCGTTCCTCTCGCTCGCCGCCGCCGAGCTCGACGCGCTGATCGCGCTCACCGGAGGCGGCGCGTTCGTGCTGTGCACCAGCGTGCGCGTGATGAGCGAGCTCGCGCGACGCCTGCGTCCCGCGCTCGCGGCACGACGCGTCGTCACGATGACCCAGGGCGACGCGCCCAAGAACGTGCTGCTCGATCGCTTCCGCGTCGCAGGCGACGCGGTGCTCTTCGCGACGCAGTCGTTCTGGGAGGGCGTCGACGTGCCGGGGCGCGCGCTGCGTCTCGTGGTGATCGACAAGCTGCCCTTCGAGGTGCCCAGCGATCCGCTCGTGGAGGCGCGCTGTCAGCGGATCGAAGAGCAGGGCGGCAGCCCGTTCATGGAGTACCTCGTGCCCTCGGCCGCGCTCGCGCTCAAGCAGGGCTTCGGGCGCCTGATCCGCACCAAGCGCGATCGCGGCGTCGTCGCGCTGCTCGACGCGCGCGTGCGCAAGAAGGGCTACGGCAAGGTGCTCCTGCGCTCGCTGCCCGACGCGCGCCGCTGCCACTCGTTCGCCGAGGTCGAGGACTTCTGGCGCGGACAGCAGGACCTGCTCGCGCTGCTACGGAAATCGTAGCGCTACGATTTCCGTAGCAAGCTGCGGACGATCACGCCGACATCGCGCGCGCGGCGCCGAGCCGCGCCTCGACGTCGCGCACCAGCTGACGGTGCACGAACGCATCGAGCCCGCGCACGATACCGCGCAGGATCGGCTGACCGCGCATCACGTCGCGCTGGAAGTCGAGCAGCGCCTCGCGATCCGCGGGGTCGTAGCCGAGGAGCCCGCGATAGAAGAGGAACCCCTCGAGCCCGACGCGGTGCTCGATGAGCTTCTCGTTCAGGCGCTTCACCTCGTGCGAGACCTCGGTGCACGACATGCCCGGATGGCGCCAGTAGGGCGCGGGCGAGGGCACCCCGCCGAGCGTGACCAGGCCGTGCTTCTTCTTGCTCTCGTCCTTCAGGATCGGAACGCCCTCGACCCACGTCGAGAACGCGACGACGTAGAACACGTCCGGCGGTGCGCTCGCGAGCAATGCATACGTCTCGTCGACCGTCTCCCGCGTCTCGCCGGGGAACCCGACGATCACCGTCACCAGCGACGTGAGCCCGACCTTTCGGCAATTGATCAGCGCGCGCCGGTTCTCGTCCGCGGTGCACGCCTTGTTCATGTTCTTCAGGATCACGTCGCTGCCCGACTCGACCCCGATCTGCACCTGCACGCAGCCCGCGTCCTTCATGAGCTGCGCAGTCGGCAGATCACAGAGATCGTCGGCGCGCGCATAGCAGATCCACTTCAGTCGACTGCCACGCGCGATCAGCCTTCGACACAGCTCCTGCAGTCGCTTGCGCGGCATCGTGAAGAGGCTGTCGAGACAGCTGACGTACTCGATTCCCTGCGCCTCGAGCGCGGCCCAGTCCGCGTCGATTCGCTCGGCGCTGCGATATCGGAACTTCGTGTCGTCGAAGAGATACGGATAGTTGCAGAACGCACATCGATACGGACAGCCACGCACCGACTCGTAGTGCGCCATCCGGAACCGACGTCCGTGCACGCGCTCCGCGATGCGCCAGTCGGGCGCCGGAAGCGCGTCGAGCACGCGCCCCTCGGGCACGCCCGAGAAGAGGATCGGCGTGCCGCCGCGTTCCTCGATGCGCCCGCGCTCCGGCGCGACGAGCTCGCCGGTGCGTAGCCAGCGCGCGATCGCGGGCACCAGCATCTCGCCGTAGCCCACCGCGAGCAGATCGATCGCGCTCGAGCCCTCCCACGTCGCGTGGAGCATCGACGCGAGCGCGCCGCCGGCGACCACCTTGTTGTGCGGTCGCTTCAGCATCGCGAGCATCGGATCCATCTCCGCGCGATCGTGGAGCAGCGTCGTCGAGGCGAACACCGCATCGGTCCGCGCGAGGAGCCGCTCGCGCAGCGATGCATCGGCGTGGAGCTTCGAGTACGTCGTGCACTCGACCTCGAGCCCCTCGTGCTCGAGCAGGGTCGCGAGCGCGACCTCCGTGAGCTCGGGGATCTCTCCGATCGGAGCGTGTCCGTCGAAGCGCTCGACCGCCTCGCGATAGGACGCGCGCCGGAACGTCTCCGAGCGACGATGCCGATCCGCGGCGAGCAGTCGCTCCGCCGCGTGGAGCTTGATCTGCAGATCGAGCCACACCGCCTGCGATCCGCGCAGCGCCGCGATCTGTTTTCGCAGCGCCTCCAGGAGATCGGTGTCCTCGGCCGAGACCAACCCTCCCGTGACCACCAGCACGCGCGGCGACATCGGGGCCGAGAGGTAGCACCGCGCCTGCGCGAGTGCCCGACCGCGCTCATGCTCCGGTCATGCATGCCGACGTGGTCATCGCTCCGCGCTTCAACGGTCCGCCCGACTCGGGCAACGGCGGGTACTCCTGCGGTTGCGTGGCACGCGCGATCGCAGGCTCGTCGCGGGTGCGCCTCCACAAGCCGCCGCCGCTCGATCGCGCGATGCACGTCGAGGACGACGCCGGGACGCACGGCGTGCGACTGCTCGACGGCGAGACGCTCGTCGCGTCCGGCGTGCCCGCGAGCGTCGACGTCGAGGTCCCCGCGATCCCGACGCTCGAGCGCGCGCGCGAAGCGAGCACGCGATACGTCGCGCGCGATCCGCGCGACCACGTGTTCCCGACGTGCTTCGTGTGCGGCCCCGCGCGCGCCGAGGGCGATGGGCTGCGCATCTTCGCCGGGGCGCTCGGTGATGGTGTCGTCGCCGCGCCGTTCGAGCCGAGCGACGATCTCCTCGCGGGCGCGACGCTGCGCTCCGAGATCGTGTGGGCCGCGCTCGACTGCCCCGGCTACTTCGCGATCGTCGGCACGACGATGCAGCCGATGTTGCTCGGCGAGCTCGCGGTCGACGTGCGCGCACCGGTCGGTCGCGGCCCGCACGTGATCGTCGGATGGTCGCTCGGCGGCGAGGGGCGCAAAGCGCGCTGCGGCACCGCGCTCGCGACCCCTTCGGGGCAGGTGCTCGCGGTGGGCGTCGCGACCTGGATCCGCATCGCGTAGCGCCGTCACCGGCGGCGCCGTCGCACCACCATCCCCAGCGACGTCAGCAGCACCGCGATCACGAGCGTGCCAGTCGGGCGACCACGCCCGACTGCGCAGCTCCCACCGACGATCTCGTCCTCGCGCGACATCCGTCCTGCGTCGGCATCGCTCGATGCATCGGAGCGCCCCGCGTCGGAGCCGGCGTCGACACCGCCCGCATCGATCACGCCCGCATCGCGCTCCATCACGCCTGCGTCGGGCTCCTCGCCGGGAAGATCTGCCGGCCGCACGTCGGCGAGCGAATTCCCCTCCACGACGTCGTCGATCACGATCACCGGCACGTCGGAGAACGAGATCGCACCGCGCAGCAATCCGATCTGCACGAAGTGCGGATTGTCGTCGTTCAATGTCCGCGCCACTGCGCCGTCGACGACACGATCGCCGTCGAGCCACACGCTGACGCGCCCGATCGCGGCGTCCTTCGACCAGCGCACGTGCATCGCGATGCGGTGCCACTCGCCGGGCGTGATCACACCCTCGCCGCGCCACTGCTCCACGTTCGACGGCTGTCGCGTGGTGAACGTCAGAGTCGTGCCCGACAGATCGAATGCCATCATCTGTCGATAGCTGTCGGCCGACTCCCAATATCCGATCGTCTGCGCGGGATCGCTCGAGAGCGTCTCGGGAAGATAGAGGCTCCACGCGAAATACGTCTCCGCGCCCTCCGCGGTGCGCGCTGCGTCGGGCTGGTGGCTCAGCTCCACGCGCTTCAGCCCGTTGGGCCAGACGGCATCGTCGTGCAGCTCGATGCGCGCCGCGCGCGTGCCCTCCACCACCGTGTCGCTCTGCACGGTGATGTAGCGACGCCCCTCCACCGTCTCGTTCAGCCGATAGCTGAATTGCGACGTATCGCCGGTCTCGAAGTCCCCGCGCCACGCGACCTGCGCGCTCGCGCGCGACGCGAGCGCCGTCATCGCAGACACCGCCACGAGCCCGAGCACCACGTGTCGCCGCATCGCTCTTCTCTCCTCCTCCGCTGCGTTCTCGGGCACCATGTTGCCCGTGTTCCCCGCGCGCATCGAGCACGTGGAGGCCGCGTTCGGATGTGGCGTCGTCGGCCCGGTCGGCGTGGTCCTCTGGCGAGGTGAGCCGACCGCGGAGCGCCTCGAGCGCGCCACGCTGGTGTTCGAGCGCGCGACGAACGACCTCGCGCGATACGCGATGTTCGCCGTGTGGGAGCCGGGCTCGCCGCCGCCGAACGTCGCGCATCTTCCCGAGATCGCGCGGCGCTTCGACGGGCTCGATCGCCTCCGTGCCACGGTCGGCATCATCGAGGATCGCGGCCCGCTCGCGCGCATGCTCGTCGACGTGGCGAGCACGATCTTCGTGATGCGCCGCCGTCGTGGTCAGCCGCTCAAGCTCTGCACCGATCTCGCGGAGGGCGCGTCGTGGGTCGCGCGGCGCGTCGACGAGCCCCCGCAGCTCGCCGACGCGGTGATCGCGCTGGTGCAACGGCTCCGCACGTCGCTGCCGTAGACCCGCCTCGTCACATCGTGTCGAAGCCGAGGCCACCGAGGAACGCGACGGTCTCGAAGCCGTCGCCGAACCACGTCGGGTGCACCTCGAACGAGACCTGGATCGCGTTGCGATCCCCGCTCGCGTAGGTCGGGATGTTCAGCGCGACGCGCCCGTGCAGGCCGAAGAAGGGCTCGTCCGCGGTGCATCCGACGGGCGCGTCGATCTGCGTGTCCGCGAGCACGCCCTCGTCGCATCCCGTCCAGATGTCGACCGACGGTCCGACGCCGACCGACACCCAGTCTGCGAGCGTCGCCTCGACCAAGAACGAGCTCCAGAACGTGAACGCGCCGTCCTGGCGATCACGCGCGGTCTGCAGGCTCGCGTAGAGCGCAGTCGGCTGGTAGTAGACCGAGAACCAATCACCGATCTGCACGCCGAGACGCGCGCTGGCGCCCATCATCCAGCCCTCGGGCTCGCTCACCGTGTAGCCGCCCAACAGCGAGAATCCGGCGCGCGGACGCACGAAGTCGCGAGGAGGGGCGTCGGCGCCCATGAGCTCGCGCGGTGTGATCGCCGTGGGATAGCTGCCCGGCGGCGGAGGCGTCTCCATCACGACGCCGGGCGGCTCGGACGGCTGTCCGCCCTCGCCCTCGACCTGCGCCGACGCGATCGACGTGATCGCGAGCGCGACGCTCCACGCCACCGTCGCGAGGGCGAGCCGCCCCTTCTTGCCATCGTCGAGCATCGACCTCGTCCTCCTGCGCGCCCGCACGCGGCAGCGCGTCGAGGTGCTCCGCACTCCGCGTTCCAAGTCGTGCGCGCGAGGCGATCCGTCGCGCGCACGCCCCGCGCGTCGCACATCGCGTCTCGACGATGCGCACGCAGCGCTGCGTCGTGCCTCGTCCGTTCGCGGATCGCGCGCGCGGGTGCGCTGCGCCGGGCGATGTGACGATCACCGACGTGCTCACGCGCCCCAGCGCCGCGGCGCGCGCGGGACGAAGAGCCTCCTCGGGGAATTCCACCGTTGACGCGCCCGCGTCCGCTCGCCAAAACGTTCCCGCGTGGGGGTAGAGCACACCGAAGAGGCGTTCGTGGTCGGCCGGCGCGAGCGCATCGTGGCGGCGATCTGGCGCGGCGAGCCGACGCGCGAGCGGCTCGAGCGCTCGTTCGACGTGACTGCGCGCGCGATGGAGCGCGCGGGGCACGGCGTCGGCCTCGTCGTGATCGTCGAGCCGGGCTCACCGCCGCCCGAGCCCGACAGCCTGCCGTGGGTCGCGGGCGTGCTCGACGAGCTCGACTCGCTCGCCGCGATCGCGGTGGTGCTCGAGGAG includes:
- a CDS encoding ATP-dependent DNA helicase; the encoded protein is MRARDVLGEGGLLEAAIEGYERRPSQLRMAELVERALDHDGVALIEAGTGTGKTLAYLVPAALSSRRRVIISTGTRTLQDQLVEHDVPRLERALGRPISITVLKGLPNYLCLRRYGELTHSADSLTKPDIARMLPIVREWKERTETGDRAELVDLPEDAAIWTAIQSGSDTRIGRACRHYDDCFVTKARRRADEAHLVVVNHHLFFADLALRAHGGGVLPDHDAVIFDEAHQIEDVATAFFGVQLSSQRIDVLLRDAERAFASVGALDEESQRLLRVVVLRADDLWAALPRTTGPEGGRNPLPESALSSKVRDALFALDVALEALAEHARGRIVMGEVMAHTARRAEQVRTAIGTIAEPSHSHVTWTQQRGRSVSLGASPVDVSSLFRDEVLHRLKSIVFASATLATGRAATNALEPAPTSIVVPDGDVPAPATPAPSTPFAFTKQRLGIDFEVDEEVLPSPFDYAQQAALYLPDLPDPRDPAFLSLAAAELDALIALTGGGAFVLCTSVRVMSELARRLRPALAARRVVTMTQGDAPKNVLLDRFRVAGDAVLFATQSFWEGVDVPGRALRLVVIDKLPFEVPSDPLVEARCQRIEEQGGSPFMEYLVPSAALALKQGFGRLIRTKRDRGVVALLDARVRKKGYGKVLLRSLPDARRCHSFAEVEDFWRGQQDLLALLRKS
- a CDS encoding B12-binding domain-containing radical SAM protein, with amino-acid sequence MSPRVLVVTGGLVSAEDTDLLEALRKQIAALRGSQAVWLDLQIKLHAAERLLAADRHRRSETFRRASYREAVERFDGHAPIGEIPELTEVALATLLEHEGLEVECTTYSKLHADASLRERLLARTDAVFASTTLLHDRAEMDPMLAMLKRPHNKVVAGGALASMLHATWEGSSAIDLLAVGYGEMLVPAIARWLRTGELVAPERGRIEERGGTPILFSGVPEGRVLDALPAPDWRIAERVHGRRFRMAHYESVRGCPYRCAFCNYPYLFDDTKFRYRSAERIDADWAALEAQGIEYVSCLDSLFTMPRKRLQELCRRLIARGSRLKWICYARADDLCDLPTAQLMKDAGCVQVQIGVESGSDVILKNMNKACTADENRRALINCRKVGLTSLVTVIVGFPGETRETVDETYALLASAPPDVFYVVAFSTWVEGVPILKDESKKKHGLVTLGGVPSPAPYWRHPGMSCTEVSHEVKRLNEKLIEHRVGLEGFLFYRGLLGYDPADREALLDFQRDVMRGQPILRGIVRGLDAFVHRQLVRDVEARLGAARAMSA
- a CDS encoding polysaccharide lyase — encoded protein: MRRHVVLGLVAVSAMTALASRASAQVAWRGDFETGDTSQFSYRLNETVEGRRYITVQSDTVVEGTRAARIELHDDAVWPNGLKRVELSHQPDAARTAEGAETYFAWSLYLPETLSSDPAQTIGYWESADSYRQMMAFDLSGTTLTFTTRQPSNVEQWRGEGVITPGEWHRIAMHVRWSKDAAIGRVSVWLDGDRVVDGAVARTLNDDNPHFVQIGLLRGAISFSDVPVIVIDDVVEGNSLADVRPADLPGEEPDAGVMERDAGVIDAGGVDAGSDAGRSDASSDADAGRMSREDEIVGGSCAVGRGRPTGTLVIAVLLTSLGMVVRRRRR